In Huiozyma naganishii CBS 8797 chromosome 5, complete genome, the genomic window TGAAATATACAGGATCGTTCAAGAATGTCATGAACGGTGTACAAAgctcttgaaggagaaatCTGAAGACGTAGAGAAAATCGCTCAATTGCTGCTCAAGAAGGAGGTCCTCACGAGGGAAGACATGATTCACCTGTTAGGTAAGCGGCCTTTCCCTGAGAGAAACGACGCGTTCGACAAGTACCTGAACGAAACTGAGACTGAGCGTATCAAGAAGAGTGAAGAGCAAGATGGGAACAGGCAAACGCCAGATCCTGTAGCGTGAGTCggttccttcttctctcaAATTGTACTGCGACTGCATGTAAATACAATATATTCTAGCACCATTTAACAAGTTCTCAAACGTTATCGCTTCGTTATCTGTGATCAACATGTACAATGTTCGCAGATTTGCGATCGTTCtctattatttttcaatataTAACACCACAATGAGTCAGATAGTGAAGATTAAGAGGATTCATTGCTAGAAGGGTGCTATGTCGAGGACTTTGGAAGGCTAGTTACGTCGTAATTTGTCGGTTATCAGTGTCTAGTGCCTTACGATGGAGGCTTTAGATGAAACAACGAGTCTTCTGCCGGACCCAGTCGAGTCATGCCCAAATGACTTGCCGGATGACACGAAACTGGAGCAAGAGTATCATAGGGACAACATGGCGTTGCCCAAGGGACCGATTCTGCTCTCCCTGTGGTTGGGTAGTTTTGTGAGTGCGTTGGACGGTACCGTGGTTGCCAATATCATGAATTCGATTGCTGCTGAGTTTGCCGAGTCAGACAAGAAACAGTGGATCGCAACCAGTTACCTGCTGACGAACACTGCGTTTCAACCATTGTACGGCAAGTTATCCGACATCACTGGCCGGAAAGTCGCCGTGATAACAGCacatttcttctttgctcTGGGGTGTCTTCTAACGTGCTTTGCGCAGAACGTGACGCAGTTTTCTATAGCCAGGGCTATCTGTGGTatcggtggtggtggtattAACGCAATGAGTAGCATCACTGTCACGGATATCTGTTCCGCAAGGGAGAGAGGTGTGTATCAAGGGTATGCCAACGTGGTTTTTGGTACAGGACAATTACTCGGTGCCCCGATTGGTGGGTTTCTACTAGATAGCATTGGCTGGAGATCTATCTTTGGAATTCAGGTGCCCATGCTGATGCTATGCTCCGTGCTCGCACTCAAGAACGTCAACATAAAACTGGTCCACATTCCTCCACGGAACGAGAGGTTTACCTGGAAAAACTTGAGCAGAATTGATATCTTTGGGTCAATCAGTCTCGTCGCAACAATATCTGGTATATTATTCCTAACTTCGTCAAACTGGAACAAGTCACTACTGGGAATCTTTACCGTATTGAGTTTTTCGCTCTTCATTTACATCGAGCTGTACGTGGCTAAGGAGAGAATCATGCCCTTCGAACTCTTGAAGGGATCATTTGGACTGTCGTCTATTGCGACGGTGATCACTTCCTTTATTATATATGGGGAAATTTTCAGATCACCAATTTATCTACAGTTGATTCAAAATGTTAGCGTTACTGTGACAGGTTTGTATTTGATTTTCCCCTCAGTCGCCATTGCATTAGGTTCTATTGTGACAGGATCCATCCTGAGAAACACCAAGATGGATCTGGCACACTGCGCTGCTGCTATAATTTTTGGCGGTATGATAATGCAATTGGCTGGGCTCGCATTATCCTACTACTTGTTAAGCCACGTGAATCCTGCATTAGACCTAGCAGACCTGCCCGCGAATCTATTTTCTGCTGCTACGATTTATTTCGTATCGGACTCCATCTGGTGGAAAATCGTCTACGTGGGAGCATTAGTCATTGGATCATCCGGGTATGCATCCTTGCTCGTGGCTACACTAGTCAGCATTGTTTTCACTGTGGACAGGTCGAAACAGGGAACAATTACTGGTATATTCTATCTATGGAGATCCATCGGTAACGTTCTTGGTGCCTCCATCACGTTAGTGGTGTTTGAAAGATCGTTGGGCAGGATGTTATGGGAATTTATGTTCGGCGATTCCTCGACTACAGGCTCCTACCGTTTTAAGAAGTCAGAATACAGAAGACTGATCTCAGATTCAAGCTACTTAAGAAAGGGACCATTCCCAGCAAAAGCACTAGCTGGGTTGTTGAAGGTCTACAACAAAGCTTTTCTGATTTCTTATGTGCCAAACATGGGACTGTCGATTCTAGGGATCCTTGTTGCGTGGATGCTGTACAGATCACATGGCAAAAAAATGCTAGAATCTTCTGCCAATTGATTTGATACAACCACTTTTTGGCAGCTCATATTATGAGGTTTTTTCATTTCCAACCAAAGTTTAGAATAGATATATATTATTGTCATTACATTATACAATTTCCAATACATGTCAACGTACAGATACGGAAACGAGTGAAGAGGAATACGAGGAATCATATGCTAGGACGCCTGATTCTTTGGAGCTTTTCTCCCTCCTGTTCCAGATATGTTGGCAATATATCCTCTAGAGAACCCGACTGTACATCAAATTTCATCAAAGTGTCCACATCAATTCCCAGCAGAGCACACTCCTCTCTACAGGAATCAGGGAAGAATGGCTCGTATGGGTAACCAAGGTAGTACATTATGATAACGTTTCGAAGGTCCTTTGAAATTAGGTTGCCCAACAGGTATAACCTCAACGCAAACGCCATGCTCTTACAGCTAATGGCAGGTGGAACACCGGCATACCCGGTACATAAGCCGGGGATAATCAAACCATCTATATCTTTTGGTGCATGCATTAATGCGTTCCACATGGCATTGAAGACAGGCTTGTATCCTGTGTCTAGTGGAGCTCTAGAGTCGAAGACAGGCTTCGTTGGTGCTACCACAGTAGGGCAATGAATAATGTATCTCATCCCATCtcgctgttgttgtgtaCGAGTGAGTGGGCAGTTCAAGAGATCCACCACAGTGGCCGACCCGACTGTATGGTACCTACCGCCTAACTGCTCTCTGAACCACTTTTCAAAGGGGATCCCGCCGAAATACCGTCGTAGAGCGAGATCGAACCCACCACCCAAGTATCCAAAGCAATTCCCAGGCGATACTATAGCGTACTGTTTGCATGCATGTTTATCGTTACCGGTACGTATATTCTCCATCAAGGATTCGAGGTACCCATGGTGGATACACAGTATCTTGTCGTTCTTCGGAACAGCCTGCGGGATGAAGCGCTTCCATAAGTACGGGACGATCTCATTGGAGTCGCACAAAATGATACGAATCGGACCCGGTTTCATCACGACTGTATCTTTCGTCATGGACGGTTAAAAGGTCGTGTAGGGTACAGTTCCCAAGATTTTATGTATCTAACTTTATAAATAGCTCAAAACTCCGAATCTTTGGAACAAGTTACTTTAAGGAATAATTCTTATTAAACgataaaatataaaaaagaatgatGACGTTTAACATCAAATGGCGAGGACTCGAACCGCAACCAGTAAATTATTAACGTTCTTGTTTTCTGTGATTTGAATGTAAATATAGTATTATACAGGTAAGTAAAACAGAGACACTTCATGTGGCTTAGTAGATGCCATATGAGGTGCCCAAATTGATTAGATTCAATTCTTGCGGCCAAAcaacttcttcagtttcttgccGAAGTTACTTGACTTTTTTCCATCCTCGGTTTTAGATCCTTGCGCTGAAGTCTCTGATGTATTGGTATCATTACGAGTCTGGGTTTGGGCTGCTGGAGAAGCACCAACCATTGTACTATCGTTCACACTTGCAGTACGCATGAATCCCTTGTCTGCGTTTGGTTTACTGGAACCAACGGGCTTTGACACCGACCTCTGGTTATCACTGCCCAATTGCTGGTGCTGTGGTGCGGACAAATGATTGTCTTCTCTATGTCCTGTCGGCACCATCTTACTCTTGAGGAACGATAGACCGCCTGATTTATGCTTGGATCCCCCGGACCGCGCATCGGATGCGTTGCCCCTGTTAGAAGGTATACTCTCATCGTATTCCTCGTCCTCAGCATCAGAGTCCTGGAAACGCGAACTAAAACCATTAAACAAGGTAGGGATATCGTCTTTAGTAGAGTGATGAGGCGTCTGTGCATTTGATTGACGGTCATATCCTCCGTCCATCATACCGTCTTCACCAGCCATCATAGCTTCCCTGAGCGACTGTTTTTTAAATCCTAGACCCTCGTTCTTGTTTCTTAGTCTTTCAAAACTCGACCTTTTCTGTGGGGGTTCCTTGGGGTATAAGATACTA contains:
- the PDL32 gene encoding putative ADP-ribose 1''-phosphate phosphatase (similar to Saccharomyces cerevisiae YMR087W; ancestral locus Anc_2.474), with protein sequence MTKDTVVMKPGPIRIILCDSNEIVPYLWKRFIPQAVPKNDKILCIHHGYLESLMENIRTGNDKHACKQYAIVSPGNCFGYLGGGFDLALRRYFGGIPFEKWFREQLGGRYHTVGSATVVDLLNCPLTRTQQQRDGMRYIIHCPTVVAPTKPVFDSRAPLDTGYKPVFNAMWNALMHAPKDIDGLIIPGLCTGYAGVPPAISCKSMAFALRLYLLGNLISKDLRNVIIMYYLGYPYEPFFPDSCREECALLGIDVDTLMKFDVQSGSLEDILPTYLEQEGEKLQRIRRPSI
- the VBA1 gene encoding Vba1p (similar to Saccharomyces cerevisiae VBA1 (YMR088C); ancestral locus Anc_2.473), with product MEALDETTSLLPDPVESCPNDLPDDTKLEQEYHRDNMALPKGPILLSLWLGSFVSALDGTVVANIMNSIAAEFAESDKKQWIATSYLLTNTAFQPLYGKLSDITGRKVAVITAHFFFALGCLLTCFAQNVTQFSIARAICGIGGGGINAMSSITVTDICSARERGVYQGYANVVFGTGQLLGAPIGGFLLDSIGWRSIFGIQVPMLMLCSVLALKNVNIKLVHIPPRNERFTWKNLSRIDIFGSISLVATISGILFLTSSNWNKSLLGIFTVLSFSLFIYIELYVAKERIMPFELLKGSFGLSSIATVITSFIIYGEIFRSPIYLQLIQNVSVTVTGLYLIFPSVAIALGSIVTGSILRNTKMDLAHCAAAIIFGGMIMQLAGLALSYYLLSHVNPALDLADLPANLFSAATIYFVSDSIWWKIVYVGALVIGSSGYASLLVATLVSIVFTVDRSKQGTITGIFYLWRSIGNVLGASITLVVFERSLGRMLWEFMFGDSSTTGSYRFKKSEYRRLISDSSYLRKGPFPAKALAGLLKVYNKAFLISYVPNMGLSILGILVAWMLYRSHGKKMLESSAN